A segment of the Lactobacillus sp. ESL0700 genome:
AGGTCGCGTTCTTGTTCGCCCATCAGGCACACAATCATTGTTGCGGGTGATGGCTGAAGGCCCAACTCAAGAAGAAACCGACGCTTACGTTAAACGCATTACCGATGTTGTTGAACGAGAAATGGGCATCTAAAATATAGTACTAAATCAAAGTGCTTCGTAATTGTTAGACATTGAACTAGCGATTATGGAGCACTTTTTTTCATACCAAAATTTAACCTTGAAACAAATTAAAATCCACGATGCCAGTAAAATACCGTGATCGTGGATTAATAATAAGATAAATTTGCTTGAATTAACTTAGCTTTGGTCGCTAGTTGTCGTTTGCGGCCCCTTGGCGATAATTCCTTGAGTTAAAACCGCGTCAATTTCATGGGCCGAGGTTTGGTACATTAATTTTTCAAAAATAGTATCTGAACTCTCATCAAGAAAAGTAGGGTAAGCCGAATGAACAATTTGCAAGTCAGCCAGATAACCCGGCTTGATTTGTCCAGTTTTTAATTGCAAGCTCTGAGCACCACCAACAGTTGCCATGTAAAATGCGTTGCGAGCGGTCAGCGCTGGGGTTGCCGTTCCTCGCTGCTCGGGACTAAGCTGTCCATTCACACCATGATGTAACACCCTGCCAGCCATGACTGCCTGTTGGATATTTTGATAAATGCTCGGACTAAAGCCGCCGGAAATGTCAGTTCCCATGCCGATTTTATTACCTTGGGCCAATATCTTTTGTGCTGGTAAGATTGCGTTACCAAAATAATTGTTGGAGATCGGGCAGTGAGCAATAGCAACACCTCGTTTTTTAAATAGCGCTAAATCACTTTGAGTTAATAAAGTTCCGTGTGCCATGATTGACTTGTCAGTTAGTAAGCCAAAATGGTCTAAGACTTCGGCGTCCCTGTGGCCGTAGGTTGTCAAAGCATAGCCGTCTTCCCAATCGCTTTCACTGCAGTGCGATTGGACAGGTAAATGATAGTGCTGGACTAATTCGCCCAAACCTCGCAGTGTTTCAGGTGTGCAAGAAGGTAAAAATCGCGGTGTGATTACCGGCGTCATCTGAATGGATTGGTCTTGGTTGAGCTGCGTCAGTGCTTCGATAAATTGCTCAGTTGCACTGATGGCCGCTGCAGGTGACTCATCGCGATAATAAGTCGGCGTTTGTTCGGGATTGTCCATAATGACCTTCCCGATAAAGCCCCGCTGGTGAATTTGTTGACATTCGCGCGCTAAAGTTAGGTTACCAATGTTATCAACCGAGCCAAAATAAACTGCAGTGGTTGTACCATTGGCAATTAGGGTTGTAACCAAATTGCTGTAGACCTCTTGTGCAAACTGGGCATCTTTGAATTTGGCTTCAAGCGGGAAAGTATAGGTATCTAGCCACTCGCTTAGGGGCAGATCAAGAGCTGCACCAGCATTAGGCCACTGGGGTGCATGGATGTGCAGGTCAATAAAGCCCGGCAGAATATATTGGTTAGTATCCAGCCGCCACAAAATATGCCGCTTTTCAGCATCAATTAACGTACGATGGTATTCAGGGTCATTTTGCCAAATAATGGCCTCTAAATAACCTTGTTGATTTATACATAACAGACTATTGGCGTGATACTCCAGTTTATCTGGTGCAGTCGCGGAAAAATAATTACCATTAATCACTTTGGTAAAGTTCAATTTAATCACCTCGTTGAAATTTATCTTAACATTTTATCAATATATAGTAAACATAGTTCGTAATTTAATCAATAATAATTTTTAAAATAGTATTGGTTAACTAAATGAACTCTGGCAATTTCATAAGAAATGAATAGTCATCCTGATTTTAGAGAAAAATTTTTCCTTTGCTTCTTTTTTGCTACAGTAGTCTTTACTTGCCTTCGTCTATACCAATTATATAAATTAGCACTTGACCAATTTATATAAAAAGACTAATATTCCTTGCGTAACTTGAATTTAAAATTTAGTCCATCTTAAATAATTGAACTAGACCAAAGGAGAAAAATATGTGTGGAATTGTTGGAATTGTTGGTAAATCAGCTAGAGAAATTGTCCTTAGCGGCTTAACTAAGCTAGAGTACCGCGGCTATGATTCAGCTGGTATTTATCTTAACGACTTGCAGGGTAATGAATATCTGACAAAAACAGTTGGTCGGATTCAGAACTTGAAGGATCAAATGACGCCAGATGAGCATGGTCAAGTCGGCATTGGTCATACGCGGTGGGCAACGCATGGTAAACCCACGACGGCTAACGCTCACCCGCAATTTGACGAGACCAATCGTTTCTATCTTGTCCATAATGGTGTTATCGAAAACTATCAGGAACTTAAAGACCGCTACTTGCAAGGAGTGGAACTAAAGTCTGATACGGACACCGAGGTTGTAGTCCAATTAATTAGCAAACTTGCCCGCGAGCAGCAATTAGATGCCTTTACTGCTTTGAAGGAAGCACTCAAACTGATCAAGGGTTCTTACGCGATTTTACTCATTGACAACACCAATCCCAGTCATATTTATGTTGCTAAGAACAAGTCGCCACTGATGCTGGGACTGGGTGATGGCTTTAACGTGATTGCTTCGGATGCCCTGTCAGTGCTGGATCAGACCAAGACTTTTGTCGATCTGCATGACGGCGAGGTTGCCGATATTACCAAAGATGCATATAATCTGGAAACTATCGCTGGGGAAAAGGTAACGCGGACGCCGCACCACTTGAATATTGATCCTAATGCCGCATCTAAAGGCACCTACGAGTTCTATATGCTAAAGGAAATCTCCGAGCAGCCGAGTGTGTTGCGTCATTTAGTACAGTATTATCTTGATGAAAATGGCGAGCCTAAGGTTGATTCAAAAATTGTTGACGCTTTAGCTCAAGCCGACAAGTTTTATATTTTTGCGGCGGGGACAAGTTATCATGCCGGACTAGTTGGTAAGGCATTACTTGAAAAATATACGGGGATTCCAACCGAAGTTGGCTTTGCTTCTGAAGCCGGCTACCACTTCCCAATGATGCCTAAACTTCCCTTCCTTATTTTCTTATCGCAATCTGGCGAAACTGCTGACTCACGCGTAGTTCTGCAGGCGGCAATCAAGCGGCACTTACCAAGCTTGACGCTGACAAACGTTCCGGGCTCAACGTTAGCTCGGGAAGCCACGTATGCCATGTCGCTAGAGGCTGGTCCCGAAATTGCCGTTGCTTCCACCAAGGCTTACATCGCGCAAGTTGCCACTCAAGCAATTCTTGCGAAGGCAATCGGGGAAAAGCGCCAACTTTCTGCTGCTCGCAATTTGAACTTAACTCATGATTTGGGTCTTGCTGCCGAAGGCATTGAGCAAGTTTTAACCGACCAAAAGCATATCAAGCAGCTGACGGATAAGTACATCGTGCCATCACGCAACGCCTTTTACATTGGGCGCGGCATTGATTATCCGGTTGCTCTTGAGGCCGCTTTGAAATTGAAGGAAGTGTCTTACATTCAGACAGAAGGCTTCGCGGCTGCGGAACTAAAGCACGGGACGATTTCCTTAATTGAAAAAGGTACGCCAGTGATTGCCTTGATTAATGATCCGGTAACTGCCGACTTAATGCGCGGCAACATCCAAGAGGTAATTGCCAGAGGTGCCAGCGTGATTACGGTGGCCACCAAGGAATTGTCGAAGCCGGGCGATGACATTGTCTTACCTAAACTAAATTATTATTTATCGCCATTGATTACGGTGGTAGTTGCGCAACTGATTGCCTATTATGCCTCTAAGGATAAGGGGTTAGACGTTGATAAGCCTCGCAATCTTGCTAAGAGTGTTACAGTAGAATAATTGTCGAAAAGGTCGTAAGTAATTACGACTTTTTGTATAATAAAGGGGATGATTAAATTGTGGGAGGTAAATTATGGCGATTAAATTAGTGGCAGTTGACCTTGATGGCACACTGCTGACAACAGGCAAGCAGATTATGCCGGAAACGGAAAGAGTCCTCAAGCAGATAAGCAGCCAAGGAATCAAGGTAGTGCTGGCAACAGGACGACCGTTGTCCGGGGTAATGCCGTACAATCAGCAACTCGGCTTGTCTGGCAGCGACCAATATAATATTGTGTTTAATGGTGCAGTTATTCAAAACTTGGCGGGTAAAGTAATGATGGACATGAAGATGGACTATCGTGACTTTACTAATATGTTGCGGCTGCAGCGTTTGGCACATACCAACTTACACTTTGAAACTCCAGAATGTTTCTGGACTTGTGATCGCGACCTCGCACAACACTTAACAATGAACGTGTCGATCAATCTAACTACGCTTAAGGTCCGTAAGGCTGAAGAAATTCCGCAAGATTTCACCTTTAATAAGGTCGGTTTTAGTAAAACCGAAAGTGATGCGGAAGTTGACAAATTATGGAACAATATTCCCGACTGGGTCTTTGCCAAGTACGATGTTGTTCGCAGCTTTTCGAGCATGATTGAGCTTAATGTGGTCGGTGCTTCTAAGGGGAATGCGTTAATGGAACTAGCTGACCGACTTAAGATTGACCAGCAGCAAGTAATGGTCTTTGGCGATCAGGGTAACGACATCTCAATGTTTAGTAATCCTTATTTCCGCAAGGTAGCAATGGGGAATGCTACTGAGCAAATCAAGGATGCCGCCGATTACGTTACTGCTGATAACGACCATGACGGAATTGCTAAAGCACTTAAGAAACTCGTGCTGTAATAGAATAATGAGTTATCAAGATGACAGAACAAATTAAAGAACATAATATTTCTGAGGCTGAATGGGAAGTCATGCGCATCGTGTGGACGCTTGGGTCAAGCCATACCGGCGACGTAATTAAGCAGTTGCAAGCCAAAAAGGATTGGTCCGAGTCGACAATCAAGACATTGATGGGTCGCTTAGTAAAAAAAGGCTTGCTAAAGACCCGCAAGGATGGCCGCCGCTTTATGTACAGTGCGACGGTAACCGAAAACCAGATGATGGTGCAGGTAACAACCGAAATGATGAGTCACATGTGCGACATGCATAAGGGACAAATGTTAATCGAAATCTTGAAGGGGATGCCTCTGTCCAAGGGCGATATTGCCACGATTGAGCAGGAATTAACTGAAAAGGCAGCTACAGCACCAGACATGGTCGATTGCAATTGCTTAGCCGAAGGATCCCACGATTGTTAGAGAGTGAGAATGATTTAATGAAAAAAATTGCACGAATACTGCTGCGGGCCGTGTTCATAGTTGCTATTTGTCTTTGTGGCTATTGGACGCTCAAGAGTCCAGTTACAGTTAACGTAATCGATGTCCGCGAATTAGCTAAGACAGTTGTTGACAAGAATGCGTCAGCTTCAGGCAATGCCGCTCTCAAAGATGCGTTAAAATTAGCAGAAAGTGCCGGACTGGAAGACAAGGTCTTAGGACAATTACCTAAGCAGTATCATCATAATTTGTCATACGTCGGCTTGTATAATCTTAGTGTAACTTACGAGGCTAACGGTGAATTGACGGCAAAGAACTTGTCGCTGCCGCAAAAGAATAAGACCCAGCAGGCAGTTAATCGGATCATCTTGCACGATGTTAACCATGAACTAGCTGATAGGGACAAGCAGGTAGAGCAGATTATTAACATCTTTCATTACGTAATCTTGGTAATTATCCTGGGCTTTGTTCTAGCGGCATTGCTCGTCCTCTTTGGCAAGTACGCGGCCTCAATAGCGCTCTTATTAACAACACTTGGCTCGTTTGGCATTCTGCAATATTGCACGGGGCAACTGGTAATGAGTTTACGCAGCGCGCTATCTACCGGAATTAGTTTCACCACCTCAGCGATGCTCTGGGCAGCATTAATTTTAGGTGTGATTGCCGCAATTTTGTGGCCAATCTGTTTAAAATTAGCTAAAAAAAGGTAATATTCAATTAAAAAGCGATCCGATTATCTGCAGTGATAGTTGGGTCGCTTTTGTGAAATTAAGAATAATTTAGCTATTTTAATTACAATAAATATACTAATAATTACCGTAATTTTTCAAAGCTGGTGCACTAGTGCACATGATATACAAGCAAGTTATTTGACTAAGCAAGTTATAATTAACGGTCTGTAATTTTATATGCGAAAGGTGACATTGTATCGAGAACACTGGTGCTAAGGAAAAGTAAAATGCACAAGATATATCAAAAGCACAAAATGTGGCAATATTCGTTATTGCTGATATGTTTTAGTAACAAAATTTAATAAAAAATAAGTTAATTTAGTGATAAAATAAGGCTATAATCTTATATAAGCTGAATGACTTTGAAAGAGCATTCCAAGAATTATTTATGTGGGATGCTTTTTGTTTAAAAGTTGGAAGATGGAATATTTATGAAAAATGTAGTTATTGGTGAATACCTAAGAAATGACCCGACAAAAGAGGTGGATATTGCCAAAGTATCACAAAAGTTAACAACTTCTGTAGGTCGATATCAAATTGAAACTGATATTCTGGTTAACTTTAAGAATGAGCAAGAATTACCGCCATTAGTGAAAACAATCGAGTGCCAACCCTTTGCTCATTATCCTCACCAAGGTTTGAAATTTTATTTTGCGCGTTGGGAATTTGCCTACGAATATTTGCTCAGACACCCTGAAATTGACCAGGCTGCTCTAGTTGATGTGGGTGATGTTGAGATGATGAATTACCCTTTCAAAGATATAAAAGATAATGTATTATATATTGGTGACGAGTATAATGATTTAAACACATATATCATTGAGGATGATGGCAAACCAGATTATCTAACAGATTTTACTCGTAAAAATAAATATGTGCAGTTATTAAATGCAGGTATTCTTGTGGGAACAAGAGCAACACTACTTGAGTTCTTGAGCATTTTTATGAAACTGTATACTGATGACACCGCTCAGGAATATTTGGGGCAAGGTAGTACGCATTTTGGCATTTTTGAAATGGCGATTGTGAATTACATTGCTTACACATTCTTTGAAGGGCGCATTTGTCATGGGCGGAAGGTTGCATCGCGTTTTATGTACGCTGACCGCAATGTCGGGTCTTGGTTTAAGCACAAGTAGGGGGTGAAAAATGACTGAAGATGAAGTAATTGCACTTTGTGCAGGACATGATTTCGTGTATAAAACCGGTAAACCCGAAATAACTATTTATATGGGTCATAACAATGCAATTTTAATGATTACATTGAACGCCGATCATACTGTTGGCTTACCGACGCATGTCAATTTTGGTCCTGGTGAAAAGCATTGGCATTGGGATCAAGAAGCGCAATGTGTAATTTTTACGGATCAAGATGACAAATACATTGTGTCGAAATATACGGCACCAAAAGTTGAAGATGATGGCCGATACATCACGATGACTTGTTTAACTGAGGAAAATACGCGCTATATCGCTTATTTGACTCTCGATATGACATCGCAAGTAATCACCGATGAAACTTTAAGTCGTCAGTTTCTATTATTTGCTAGTCGAAGTTGTCCGCAAGATTTACAAGCACAAATTAATGATTGTGTCACTGCTAAGCAAGCAGAAGTTAAGTGGTTAGATGACCAAGATGCTTGGCAGATGGTTAATTCCACCTGGGAGGCAGTAGTCCGTGATAGCCGCTTGCGGTATGTTTGCTTATTGTTTGCGGGTAAATTATCCGTGAGTGATGATCTTTTTCCAAGTAAATTACAATTACCACAAGATGGCAGCGAGCAACAGTTTCTTGCAGGGCCGCGTAGGGATGTCTTGCAAGTCTTATCGCAGCTGCTAATTAGGCACAATGAACAAATAATGGCTGGGGTTGAGCAAGTTTCTCCAATTGTGATGATGAAGGAAGTTATTACCCAATGAGTGAGAAAAAACCGCTGACTGTATATTTCTTTTTTAGGCCACAGAACATGGCATATATGTATTTATATGGTGCAAAGATTCATTTTAATGATGAAGACCTTTTTTATCAAAATGCAATCATTTCGCCGGGTAAAGCCATTGTTACGTGGGAAGAAAGACGAGTGAAGACGGCTGATTTTGTTCCCGATATTACAATGCCTAAGTTAGTCGTCGACACTAAATTTCAGTATCAGATTAAGAGTGAAGAAGAACCCACTGATTCGATTGCTCTGGCTTTAACTACCTATAATAGTAATTTTGACCAGATGGATTATCGAATCTTTACAACCAAGAATGGTGAATTTAGCCTAGAACCTAAGGAAGAACACTTCCGCATAGATCTAGCTAGTTTGGGTAATCAAAAGCTGCATTTTCAGCATTTATTACTTGCTCAGATGCCAATTCTTGATGATTATACTTTTACAGTTAAAGATATTCATAATGTTAGAACAATTTTGGTGCATTATAACAATAGTGAAACTGCAACACCAAGATTGCACGTCCGTGTGCGGACGCATACTTCAACCGTGCAAACGATTAGTTTTACACCGGAGCAAGATCATTTGTTTATCTTTATTCCTGTACAGATTGATGGGCAGGGACAGTTCACAAAGGAGCAGACGGCAGCACTTGCAAAGTATGTGAATGAGATTAGTGCTGCAGGTTATGTTTTGCAAATTGAAAATAACCAATCAACGGCTTCATTAATTAAAGCAATACGACAAGATGTTAATAATTGATAGGAGATAATATGGATTTTTTTGTTAACCAAGCAATGGGAATGGGAAACTCAGGGATTGAACACTCTGAATTTTACCGTGCCAAACGATTTGAAGAAGCAGATATTCCTTACCGCTTTGTATTTTTAGCTGAAGTACCAGAATTGCATAAGGCAATGGAGAAGTGGCGTTTGAAGAATGGTAACGTCATTAACATGTGGGAATACTTTGTCCTAGGTGACGATTATTTGAAGAATGGTCTGACTGAGACTTTCCCTGCCAAAAAGGTGCGCATTTTGTCAGATGCTTCTAACACGATGCGCCTGAATGAGTACTACACTGATTCTGGATTGCATATTGTGCACCACTTCGTTAAAGAACAGAATAAGCAAAAGCCTGAAAGTAAAATCTTGATGGTGCGTGCTTACCAGACGCAAATTTTCAGTACCAAGACTGGTGAATTGAAGGCTTCTTACGAAACCATTAACAACGCTCATGAAGAAGGGCGGATGCAAAACATTCATCTCTACTTGGAACATGGTCAACACTTGTACTTTGCAAATGTTGTTCGCCTGTACCGCTTCTTCTTTGAACAATTAGATCGTTTCTTTGGTGGCAAGAGTAATTTCTATATTGACCGTGGTGATTGGGCTGATGAAGCACTGATGCATGAACCAATGCCAGATGCTAAGATTGTTTACCTAATCCACGCCGATCACTTGGCTGACCGGGTTGACCCAACTAAGCCATTCTGGAACAACTACTATGAATATCTGCTTGACCACATCAAGCACGTTGATCGGGTTGTTGTTTCAACTGAACAACAGCGCCAAGACTTGTTAATTGACTTCCCAGATGAAGCCGACAAGATCTGGGCAATACCTGTTGGTGGGATTAGTGACAAGCCGAAGAAGATTAAGGATCGTAAGCCGAACGGCTTAAAGCTGATTACGGCTTCACGTCTTGCAAAAGAAAAGCATGTTGATATTGCTGAAAAGGCCGTTATTGAATTACACAATGAAGGCAAGAATATCAGCTTTGATATTTATGGTGTTGGTGAAGAAAAGAAGCACCTTGAAGAAATTGTCAAGGAAAACCATGCCGAGAAATACGTTCATGTTCGTGGTTTGTCCCAACACTTGGAGTTGGTTTACCCAAGACATGATGCCTTTGTTTCAACTTCATTCTCTGAAGGTTTTGGTTTAACTTATATTGAAGCCTTGAATGCGGCTTTGCCAGTTATTACGTTTAATGCTCGTTTCGGTGCTACCCAATTAATTCACGATGGTGAAAACGGCTTTGTCGAAGACTTTAAACGTGATGATGAGAAGTATGACGTTGCTCAGATTAAGAAGGGCATTAACCGTTTGTTAGATGCCGATTACTTGAAGCTGCGGCGTAATACACAAGTTGGAATTGATGAATATCGTAATAGTGCAATCAGCAAAAAGTGGAGGAAGTTAGTCGATGGATTACGAACTAATTAATGAAGTTAACAGTTTAGGCGATAATGTTTTAAAAGAAATTAAAGCAAGACTAAAAAAGAGTAATGGTCAACTTCTGTGTCTAACTTCGATGCCAAACATGCGGAACTTTTTGCAGGCAAATGGAATTAACGGAACAACTTTGATTGACCACATTACTGGTCGGACATATGATCCTAAGAGTTACCGTTACTTTAATGAAATTAACGTTCCAAGCATGGATTATGTGCAAATGCAAAAAGACGGCAGTCTGTTTGTTGACGACCAAGGGATTTTCATTGCGCGGGAATATATGTTTCCAAATACACGGCGGGCAGCCCAAGATATTCGCTATTTAAATCCTGATGGCAGTTATGACTATATTGAAGAATATGCTTCTGATGGTAAGGTATATAGTCACCTTTACTATGCAAACGGCAAGCTTGAAGAAATCGAGTTTGTCAACATGCAAGGTCAACCAGTAATCCGTTACTTCTACTATGAAGGTAACCTGAACTTTATTACTGTTGAAGACCCAGAAAAGCATGAGGTAATTTCTCGTTACAATAACTTACTTGACTTTTATGTTGACCAGTTGAATAAGATGATGACCAAAAAAGATACGGTTAACATCAACTTCTTGGGTATTGAATTGACAGCTCTGCAAAACACTAAGTCACACAATCAATTCTATCTGTCAGAAGATCCAATCGATAATGACGGTGAAGTCCGGGGCAACTTGGCAAGCATCTTAAAGGATACAATTCCGTACATTAATACAGTCAAAATGAATAAGACTGCCTATAAGAAATTACGTCATGCAACTGTGCCATTGAAGAAAGCTGAAATCGTCTAATAGTTTTTTGAGGTGTGATAATGAAGAATTCACTGTCGAAAAAAATTGAAGAAGACTTTGCGTATGAAAAGAAGGTATTACCTTCAATGAAAGATCGGCGCAAAACGAAAGCAGAATGGGTGGTAGCTATTATGAATATTTTAGTTGGTGCTGGTATTTTAGCCGGCATGTTATTACCGCTCTTGTAATAATGATGCATATTAGAAATCATCGATACTGGCGGAAAACAAGCCAGATTATAAAACTAAAAGCTGAATATGAGCAATTAAGCGATGAAGCATTGCAGGCTAAGACCGTCGAATTTCGCAATCGAATTAAGGATGGTGCCTCACTTAACTCCTTGTTAGTTGAGGCCTATGCGGTAGTTTGTGAAGCTGATAAGCGTGTCTTAGGCATGTCACCTTATGAAGTGCAAATTTTCGGTGCTGTTGCTATGCAATATCACAACGTAATTGAGATGAAGACCGGTGAAGGTAAAACTTTAACTGCGACCATGCCAATGTATTTGCATGGCCTAAGTGGCAGTGGCAATTTCTTAATTACCGCTAATGCATACCTGGCTAAGCGTGATGCCCTTAATATGGGGCGTGTTTATAGCTGGCTGGGGTTAAATGTTGGCTATAACGAAGAAACTGACGCTACCGAAGAAG
Coding sequences within it:
- a CDS encoding glycosyltransferase, whose protein sequence is MDFFVNQAMGMGNSGIEHSEFYRAKRFEEADIPYRFVFLAEVPELHKAMEKWRLKNGNVINMWEYFVLGDDYLKNGLTETFPAKKVRILSDASNTMRLNEYYTDSGLHIVHHFVKEQNKQKPESKILMVRAYQTQIFSTKTGELKASYETINNAHEEGRMQNIHLYLEHGQHLYFANVVRLYRFFFEQLDRFFGGKSNFYIDRGDWADEALMHEPMPDAKIVYLIHADHLADRVDPTKPFWNNYYEYLLDHIKHVDRVVVSTEQQRQDLLIDFPDEADKIWAIPVGGISDKPKKIKDRKPNGLKLITASRLAKEKHVDIAEKAVIELHNEGKNISFDIYGVGEEKKHLEEIVKENHAEKYVHVRGLSQHLELVYPRHDAFVSTSFSEGFGLTYIEALNAALPVITFNARFGATQLIHDGENGFVEDFKRDDEKYDVAQIKKGINRLLDADYLKLRRNTQVGIDEYRNSAISKKWRKLVDGLRTN
- the glmS gene encoding glutamine--fructose-6-phosphate transaminase (isomerizing), with the protein product MCGIVGIVGKSAREIVLSGLTKLEYRGYDSAGIYLNDLQGNEYLTKTVGRIQNLKDQMTPDEHGQVGIGHTRWATHGKPTTANAHPQFDETNRFYLVHNGVIENYQELKDRYLQGVELKSDTDTEVVVQLISKLAREQQLDAFTALKEALKLIKGSYAILLIDNTNPSHIYVAKNKSPLMLGLGDGFNVIASDALSVLDQTKTFVDLHDGEVADITKDAYNLETIAGEKVTRTPHHLNIDPNAASKGTYEFYMLKEISEQPSVLRHLVQYYLDENGEPKVDSKIVDALAQADKFYIFAAGTSYHAGLVGKALLEKYTGIPTEVGFASEAGYHFPMMPKLPFLIFLSQSGETADSRVVLQAAIKRHLPSLTLTNVPGSTLAREATYAMSLEAGPEIAVASTKAYIAQVATQAILAKAIGEKRQLSAARNLNLTHDLGLAAEGIEQVLTDQKHIKQLTDKYIVPSRNAFYIGRGIDYPVALEAALKLKEVSYIQTEGFAAAELKHGTISLIEKGTPVIALINDPVTADLMRGNIQEVIARGASVITVATKELSKPGDDIVLPKLNYYLSPLITVVVAQLIAYYASKDKGLDVDKPRNLAKSVTVE
- a CDS encoding amidohydrolase family protein, with product MIKLNFTKVINGNYFSATAPDKLEYHANSLLCINQQGYLEAIIWQNDPEYHRTLIDAEKRHILWRLDTNQYILPGFIDLHIHAPQWPNAGAALDLPLSEWLDTYTFPLEAKFKDAQFAQEVYSNLVTTLIANGTTTAVYFGSVDNIGNLTLARECQQIHQRGFIGKVIMDNPEQTPTYYRDESPAAAISATEQFIEALTQLNQDQSIQMTPVITPRFLPSCTPETLRGLGELVQHYHLPVQSHCSESDWEDGYALTTYGHRDAEVLDHFGLLTDKSIMAHGTLLTQSDLALFKKRGVAIAHCPISNNYFGNAILPAQKILAQGNKIGMGTDISGGFSPSIYQNIQQAVMAGRVLHHGVNGQLSPEQRGTATPALTARNAFYMATVGGAQSLQLKTGQIKPGYLADLQIVHSAYPTFLDESSDTIFEKLMYQTSAHEIDAVLTQGIIAKGPQTTTSDQS
- a CDS encoding CopY/TcrY family copper transport repressor — encoded protein: MTEQIKEHNISEAEWEVMRIVWTLGSSHTGDVIKQLQAKKDWSESTIKTLMGRLVKKGLLKTRKDGRRFMYSATVTENQMMVQVTTEMMSHMCDMHKGQMLIEILKGMPLSKGDIATIEQELTEKAATAPDMVDCNCLAEGSHDC
- a CDS encoding Cof-type HAD-IIB family hydrolase; its protein translation is MAIKLVAVDLDGTLLTTGKQIMPETERVLKQISSQGIKVVLATGRPLSGVMPYNQQLGLSGSDQYNIVFNGAVIQNLAGKVMMDMKMDYRDFTNMLRLQRLAHTNLHFETPECFWTCDRDLAQHLTMNVSINLTTLKVRKAEEIPQDFTFNKVGFSKTESDAEVDKLWNNIPDWVFAKYDVVRSFSSMIELNVVGASKGNALMELADRLKIDQQQVMVFGDQGNDISMFSNPYFRKVAMGNATEQIKDAADYVTADNDHDGIAKALKKLVL
- a CDS encoding accessory Sec system protein Asp3, translated to MSEKKPLTVYFFFRPQNMAYMYLYGAKIHFNDEDLFYQNAIISPGKAIVTWEERRVKTADFVPDITMPKLVVDTKFQYQIKSEEEPTDSIALALTTYNSNFDQMDYRIFTTKNGEFSLEPKEEHFRIDLASLGNQKLHFQHLLLAQMPILDDYTFTVKDIHNVRTILVHYNNSETATPRLHVRVRTHTSTVQTISFTPEQDHLFIFIPVQIDGQGQFTKEQTAALAKYVNEISAAGYVLQIENNQSTASLIKAIRQDVNN